Proteins encoded together in one Leucoraja erinacea ecotype New England chromosome 30, Leri_hhj_1, whole genome shotgun sequence window:
- the LOC129711463 gene encoding PR domain zinc finger protein 2-like encodes MSLEAETMSEENTIENLPRKKISIKSLKQKPKGDQNGMQDVEETHMFPCKNCERRFTTKQGLERHQHIHVSTEGFTFRCRYCGKAFGTHINMRRHERRHEAGPKRKPTFKVIMSDQRLKDDFDFDKTAIDISSDPSSRLESPTALENYKKTDSETSVQNVDPSVLTSCEPKIQHPCKLCKKTFGSYTNLRRHQRRIHERHLLAKGIRMRRKVSAEDQDPTSEQTRAAGGHHVTSTETEDDEEDEEEEETDECQAYIMDVSSNISENLNYYIDGKIESNSSTSNCEVIEVDTACTNPFGLPSALYPVTDELPQNLKTTAQLPATHSLLNEVKEGDLKGPKRRRTSSPPPFPKMKTELGVETISPAVTPFGGQPVMGQTTGSLSGHQEKCSLSSKLKQLLQIQENNSPRSGLFPDGSVGPSTSTAAPMGFGRFKRRTSSPPNSPQHSPVLSSTGKDSDFIRIWNESVPGLKASKIESQSSSPAWSLSSRDETLSPMSLEMCKITTSKEFAGNRPLANLCTHQPLDLSSGFKLQSDVKTEVEGPGVAILDLSLHKKLCSENEVKEEMGVVGAQVSCSSKKKKPTTSVLEKVLLNEYNGTMKEDSEDSPEPCLEAEVSSNPGSTPTSIATPTPVTTPAPSPPPPVLSVPSPLPESVTQVLQSITPALSPVSINIKEEVKDEGYPDSDSEQEMSNNHPPTIEPESPPEMLIKNCTEDQEDAESCQPTEQEEKPEPTFTKSFQCNVCETPFLSIKDLGQHLLVHAEEWPFKCEFCVQLFKEAEALSEHRSSLHGVGKIFVCSACKKEFAFLCNLQQHQSDLHPDQQCTHIELENGMLRPQNFTDPDKATSCLSQSIGEGSVQLQEPQQREGEEDDEDSSDLTEELYTTIKVMASGIKPKSPDVRMGLNQRYPSFKPPPFQYHNRSSNSAVSSAVNFTAHNIPQTFSTAIHCTKCGKSFDNMPALHKHILACASASDKKRYTPKKNAIPLKRKIWRKNGEMATEPVKQNTIRRMGQPKRLNFETDTKPKITMNKIKMNVLKNKRNQLVQKAISQKNRSTAKVKAMLKSRSSESHNCPYCEKEFTYLGSLNKHVTYSCPKKPASPPAKGSSSHSPASSDKGSGQRRRTADTEIKLQSTPVLLGKRRGRMLGPLQTESVSSAPKLQHRMKSIPLVKSKKPNTSPIASRTASPVRSAKGSPAEGKRLKSKPRQRPLATGGMNSPRLYLRMKNKKVVWQRKANVIKQTRSERYVGKAKETRAGAVTRSGAPVVTDSNESDMEDDQENQGSSAEGVQVSSLKLVR; translated from the coding sequence ATGTCCCTTGAGGCAGAGACAATGTCGGAAGAAAATACCATTGAAAATCTCCCAAGAAAGAAAATTTCAATCAAATCTCTGAAGCAGAAACCAAAAGGCGATCAGAACGGGATGCAGGATGTTGAAGAGACCCACATGTTTCCCTGCAAAAATTGTGAGCGCAGATTTACCACGAAGCAAGGTCTGGAGCGTCACCAGCACATCCATGTATCCACAGAAGGCTTCACGTTCAGGTGCAGGTATTGCGGTAAAGCATTTGGCACTCACATCAACATGAGACGGCACGAGAGGCGTCACGAAGCTGGGCCCAAGAGGAAACCCACCTTCAAAGTGATCATGTCCGATCAGCGCCTGAAGGATGATTTTGATTTTGACAAGACGGCAATTGACATTAGTTCCGATCCATCCAGTCGACTGGAAAGCCCAACGGCTCTGGAAAATTATAAGAAAACCGATTCTGAGACGTCAGTCCAAAATGTGGACCCTTCTGTCTTAACGAGTTGTGAACCAAAAATCCAACACCCGTGCAAACTGTGCAAGAAGACCTTTGGTTCTTACACCAACTTACGCCGGCATCAGCGCCGGATCCATGAGCGCCACCTCCTGGCCAAGGGCATCAGGATGAGACGGAAGGTTTCTGCAGAAGACCAGGATCCAACGTCCGAGCAAACGAGGGCTGCTGGCGGGCACCATGTTACCAGCACAGAAACTGAAGATGACGAGGAAgacgaggaggaagaggagacggACGAGTGCCAAGCGTACATTATGGACGTCTCCAGTAACATCTCTGAGAACCTCAACTACTATATTGATGGAAAGATTGAGTCAAACAGCAGTACCAGCAACTGTGAGGTGATAGAGGTGGATACTGCTTGCACAAATCCATTCGGCCTgccttctgcgctgtatcccgtGACCGATGAATTGCCTCAGAATCTTAAGACCACAGCACAACTTCCAGCCACCCATTCTCTTCTGAATGAAGTGAAAGAGGGCGATTTGAAAGGTCCAAAAAGAAGGCGGACCAGCAGCCCTCCTCCCTTCCCAAAGATGAAAACTGAGCTTGGCGTCGAGACCATATCGCCAGCGGTCACGCCGTTTGGTGGCCAGCCTGTCATGGGTCAGACCACTGGCAGCTTGAGCGGGCATCAGGAGAAATGTAGCCTGTCCTCCAAGCTGAAGCAGCTCCTCCAGATCCAAGAAAATAACTCGCCCAGATCAGGCCTGTTTCCAGATGGGTCAGTTGGCCCTTCAACATCAACAGCAGCACCAATGGGATTTGGCCGATTCAAGAGGAGAACAAGTTCACCTCCAAATTCCCCACAGCATAGTCCTGTACTGAGCAGCACGGGGAAGGATTCTGACTTTATACGCATATGGAATGAAAGTGTACCTGGCCTGAAAGCATCAAAAATCGAAAGCCAGAGTAGCTCACCTGCCTGGAGCCTCTCCAGCCGAGATGAAACTCTCAGTCCAATGAGTCTTGAAATGTGCAAAATAACCACCTCTAAGGAATTTGCAGGGAACCGTCCTCTGGCTAATCTCTGCACTCACCAGCCTCTGGATCTGTCCAGTGGCTTTAAGCTGCAGTCTGATGTAAAAACAGAAGTGGAAGGGCCAGGCGTAGCCATCTTAGATCTGAGTCTGCATAAAAAGTTGTGCAGCGAAAATGAAGTTAAGGAGGAAATGGGGGTTGTTGGTGCTCAAGTTTCATGCAGCAGTAAGAAGAAGAAACCAACGACCTCGGTGTTGGAAAAGGTGCTTCTGAATGAGTATAATGGCACAATGAAAGAGGACTCTGAGGACAGTCCTGAGCCATGCCTGGAGGCAGAGGTATCATCTAATCCTGGTTCAACCCCAACATCGATTGCAACTCCAACTCCTGTAACAACACctgctccttctcctcctcctccagtgCTCTCTGTACCATCACCCCTTCCAGAGTCGGTAACCCAGGTTCTACAGTCAATAACTCCGGCTTTGTCACCGGTCAGCATAAACATCAAGGAAGAAGTTAAAGATGAAGGCTACCCAGACTCGGACAGTGAACAGGAAATGAGCAATAACCACCCGCCCACCATCGAACCAGAATCCCCTCCAGAAATGCTCATTAAAAACTGCACTGAGGACCAGGAGGATGCAGAAAGCTGTCAGCCCACTGAACAAGAGGAAAAACCTGAGCCTACGTTCACCAAAAGTTTCCAGTGCAATGTTTGTGAAACTCCATTCCTTTCCATCAAGGATCTCGGCCAGCACTTGTTGGTTCATGCCGAAGAATGGCCGTTCAAATGTGAGTTTTGTGTGCAGCTGTTCAAAGAGGCGGAGGCTTTGTCCGAGCACCGTTCGTCTTTGCACGGGGTCGGCAAGATCTTCGTGTGCTCCGCCTGCAAGAAGGAGTTTGCATTCCTTTgcaacttgcagcagcatcaaagcGACCTGCATCCGGACCAGCAGTGCACGCACATCgagctagagaatggaatgctgaGGCCCCAGAACTTCACCGACCCGGACAAGGCCACCAGCTGCCTCAGCCAGTCCATCGGCGAGGGTAGCGTGCAGCTACAGGAGCCTCAGCAACGAGAGGGCGAGGAAGATGATGAGGACTCCAGCGACTTGACAGAGGAGCTGTATACAACAATAAAGGTGATGGCATCCGGGATAAAACCAAAGAGCCCTGATGTCCGTATGGGTCTCAATCAACGTTACCCTAGCTTCAAGCCCCCTCCGTTTCAATATCACAACCGCAGTTCAAACAGCGCAGTGTCGTCGGCTGTGAATTTTACCGCACACAACATCCCCCAGACCTTCAGCACGGCCATCCACTGCACaaagtgcggcaagagcttcgaCAACATGCCCGCTCTTCACAAACACATCCTGGCCTGTGCGTCCGCCAGCGACAAGAAACGCTACACCCCAAAGAAGAATGCGATCCCGCTGAAAAGGAAAATCTGGAGGAAGAATGGGGAAATGGCCACCGAGCCGGTCAAGCAGAACACCATCCGGAGAATGGGCCAGCCAAAACGTCTTAACTTTGAAACGGACACAAAGCCAAAAATCACCATGAACAAAATCAAAATGAATGTTCTGAAAAACAAAAGGAACCAGTTGGTGCAGAAGGCGATCTCGCAGAAGAACAGGTCGACCGCCAAAGTGAAGgccatgttgaaaagcaggagctCGGAAAGCCATAATTGCCCTTATTGTGAGAAGGAGTTCACTTACTTGGGAAGCCTGAACAAACACGTAACCTATAGCTGTCCCAAGAAGCCAGCCTCTCCTCCCGCCAAAGGGTCTAGCTCCCACTCCCCGGCCAGCAGTGACAAGGGAAGTGGGCAGCGCaggagaactgcagatactgagatCAAGTTGCAAAGTACACCGGTTCTCTTGGGcaaaaggagagggaggatgtTGGGTCCTTTGCAAACCGAGTCTGTTTCTTCTGCACCAAAGTTACAGCACCGCATGAAGTCCATACCTTTGGTAAAATCAAAGAAGCCCAACACGTCGCCCATTGCCTCCAGGACTGCAAGTCCAGTAAGGTCGGCTAAAGGATCGCCAGCGGAGGGGAAGAGGTTGAAGTCCAAGCCCAGACAGCGGCCTTTAGCCACCGGCGGCATGAATTCACCGCGACTTTACCTCCGAATGAAGAACAAGAAAGTGGTTTGGCAGAGGAAAGCAAATGTGATCAAGCAGACACGGTCGGAGAGATACGTGGGCAAGGCCAAGGAAACGCGAGCTGGTGCCGTGACACGAAGTGGGGCGCCGGTGGTCACTGATAGCAACGAGAGTGACATGGAAGATGACCAGGAAAACCAGGGATCATCGGCAGAAGGTGTCCAG